From the Nitrospira sp. genome, the window GAGATCCCGATGGAACAGTGTGGAAGAATCGCAGGATCAAGGATACAGTCCACGCTGACGATGTGCTTGAGCAACTTGATCAATCCCACTCATGAGTGCCGCCATGCGCATCGACACTCGCCGTTCGGTCGAAAAATGAAGTGTCCGCTGAAAGGCGGACGTGATGATGCCTTGCAGTCGATTCTGGATGTCTGTCGCACTCCAGAAAAAGCGCTGAAAGTCCTGCACCCATTCGAAGTACGAGACGATGACACCGCCGGAATTCGCGAGGATATCCGGGATCACAAAGATTCCCTTCTCTGCGAGAAGCCTATCGGCTTCCAGGGTCGTCGGACCGTTCGCACCTTCGGACAGGATTCGGCACCTCAGGGAATTCGCATTCTTAGCCGTGATCTGTTCAGACAGGGCAGCGGGCACGAGCACGGTGCAATCGAGTTCCAACAATTCCTCATTGGTGATCGCATCACCCTGCTTGGTTTCCCGCAGCGGTTGTCGAGGATCGCGGCGAAGCAACTCTGTGACATTCAGTCCCTTGGAGTTGTAGATTCCACCCTGGACATCGCTGACGGCAATGACGCGCGCACCTTGTTGTTCCATGATGCGAGCTGTGTGGGAGCCGACATTCCCGAATCCTTGGATCGCCACAGTGGCACTTTCAATCGACAACTTGAGGTGACGAAGCGCCTCTTGCGTCACATAGACGACTCCACGTCCCGTCGCTTCTTCACGACCCAAGCTCCCCCCGATCGAGATCGGTTTGCCGGTCACCACTCCTGGAACGGCGTAGCCGACTTGCTGGCTGTACGTGTCCATGATCCATGCCATGGTCTGGGCATCGGTCCCGACGTCCGGGGCCGGGACATCCTTGTCCGGACCGATCAATGGGAAAATTTCTGCGGCGTATCGCCGTGTCAGTCGCTGTAGCTCGGAGAGTGAAAGTTGCTTCGGCGCTACAGTGACTCCTCCTTTCGCTCCTCCGTACGGCAAGCCGGCCAAAGCGCATTTCCAAGTCATCCACATCGCAAGAGCAGCCACCTCTCCGAGATTCACGTCGGGATGGTACCGCACGCCTCCCTTGGACGGGCCCCGCGACGAATCGTGTTGAACGCGGTAGCCGGTAAAAACCTCCACGTGCCCGTCGTCCATCCGAACCGGAAGGCTGACGACGAGAGAACGCTGTGGAAGTTTCAGGCGTTCACGGAGATTTGGGTCAAGTCCCATCGTTTCCGCTGCCTGATCGAACTGCGCGACGGCCAGCCGAAAAGTCGGTGTATCAAGTTCCTGCATAGGACTCCTCTAAGCAAACCCTCGTACGTCGGCCGGTCATGTAGTGGACCAGGTGAGGGCGAACACCGTCGCGAAGGTCCGAGCGAGCTCCTGCTTGACGGCGTCGACTGAGACTGACGTTTGACTCACAGCCGCCATGGATGTCACTTGGCAATCGGGCAAGCCGCATGGATGAATTCGGCGGAAAGGCGACAAGTCCAGATCCACGTTGAGGGCAACCCCGTGCAAGGTGATCCCGCGGTCGATTCGTATGCCGAGGAAAGCGATTTTTTGCGGTTCAGGTGCCATGACCCACACACCCGGCTTGCCGATGATACGAGTTCCGGAAATGTTCCAACAGTTGAGCAATCGGATGATCACCTCTTCCAGTAACCAGACCAATTGCCTAGGCCCCGAAGCATGCCGATCGAGCTTGAAAATGGGGTAGAGGACAATCTGTCCGGGGCCGTGAAAAGTCACAGATCCTCCACGATTGACTTGGTGCATTTCCGCTCCATCCGCGCATAAGGAGGATTCACTGCCTCCCCAATGCGACGACCTTGTCCTACGTCCGAGCGTGTAGACGGGTGGGTGTTCAAGAATCAGAAGGGTATCCGGCTGGAGATCGAGGAGACGCTCCTCATGCAAACGACACTGCATTTCCCACGCAAGGAGATACGGAACCGGTTCTTGGAACACGCGAACCGCCCCGACATGAATGTGGAGAGGATTCGACCGCGGAGACGTCACGGTATTTGCGTCGATCATGGGATCATACGCTCAAAAGGACAGGCCCGTCCGTGAAGATGTAGAACGCCCAGCAGTGGTCAGTTCTTGTACGTACGGTGCCGGAGGGAAGGCTCCGCATGGCAAGAATATTGTTGCACAACTCACCATGCAGAGGAAAGTTGGATTGCGAAGCTGCCAGAGCCGCCCTCATAACCAGTGAAGGAATAAGGTTACTTGATGGCTGCGAAGAGCTCCTTGATCCCAGGGGTCTTCAGCTTCTTGAGCGCCTTTGCCTCGATCTGGCGGATACGCTCGCGCGTGACGGACAAGCTTTGGCCGACTTGCTCCAAGGTGCTGGCTTCATCGTAGCCGATCCCGAAGCGAAGTCTGATGACGGTTTGCTCACGAGGCGTGAGGGTGCTTAGAATACGGTCCAGTTGTGCGGTCAGTTCGCTTCGATGGACATGAGCGTCTGGCGGAACTGCTTGCTGGTCTGGAATCATGTCTCCGAACTGCGTATCTCCATCACCGATCGGAGTTTCCAAGGCCACCGGTTCCTGAAAGGCCAGGACAGTCTCGCGAATCCGCTCCGGTCTCATGCGCAGCACATGAGCAATCTCTTCCAAGCGAGCGGGCCGCCCAAACTGTTGCCCGAGCCTCCGCATCACACGGAGAATTCGATGCGAGGCTTCGGTTTGGTGTACCGGGATGCGAATCGTTCGAGATTGATCCGCAAGTGCCCGCGTGATGCCCTGCCTGATCCACCACGTTGCGTAGGTGCTGAATTTAAATCCCTTTCGATACTGATATCGTTCGGCCGCTTTCATCAGGCCGATGTTGCCTTCTTGTACGAGATCCAGCAAGGTCAATCCTCGCCCGGTGTAATGTTTAGCAACGTCCACCACCAAACGAAGATTGCACCGCACGAGCTCATCTTTGCCTTGCTCCAAGATAACTCTCGCGACGTGGATCTCATCGAGCACCGTTTTCAGTGTTCTTGCCGTGGCTATCGACGGTTTGATGTCCGAGCACGACGGATGAAGAGCGGTGCGTATGGCCTTCTCAGCCTTATCCAATGCAGTAGCGGACAGCCCGCTCAATCGTCTGACCGTTTGGAGTACGTTCACACTGTCTGCAAGAAGTGATGCTCGGTCGTACTTGAACAAAGCTCGTACGGCTTGACGCAGAGCGGCCCGAATGCGCCTGGTCCCATGGTCCACCCGTTTGGCAATCGCGGTCTCTTCCTCTCGAGTCAAGAGACCCCGTTCACCGAACGACCGGAAGTATAAAGTCTCCAAAAGAAACGGACTGGCACCACGGCTTGTGCGCATGGCCGGCTGGGTCTTCTCATCCGAGCCGGATTCCTCAGCCTCACGGCTGATCATTCCCAACATGCCGCTCGCCTTGGCGTCATCGGCATCGACATCCAGGACGAATGTTTTCTGTATCTCCGTCTCGTCAGAGACGCGCAGTTCTTCTTTCATCGTGTCACCTTTGCTCTGAATTATATTGTAAAGCACAGGTACCCCTTGCCTTGTTAGAGTCGCATTCAGCGGAAAAGATTCAACCGAGTCGTGACTTGTATGGCTTATATGAAGCAAAAGGGATGCTGGATTGAAGATGAGAAAAGGCGGGTGTGATCAGCTGGAAAAAGTATAAAGATTAGACTGAGCTAATGAGGAAACGGAGGACGAACTGTCGCACTTATGCGGCATCTATGTAAAAACGGCATCATCGATCTGGCTGAAATGCCACACTACTTGGGTAGCAGTCCTTTGATGAAGGGGGCAATGGTGTCGATCGGAATCGGGAAGATGGTCGTCGAGTTTTTCTCGGCCGCGATTTCGACGAGTGTTTGGAGATAGCGCAGTTGAAGGGCGGCTGGATTCCGGCTAATGACATCGGCGGCTTCGGCGAGTTTCTGCGCCGCTTGAAATTCGCCCTCAGCATGAATAATTTTTGCCCGTCGTTCCCGCTCGGCTTCAGCCTGTCGGGCGATCGCACGTTGCATATCTTGAGGAATATCCACGTTCTTCACTTCCACGGCAGCAACTTTTACTCCCCATGGCTCGGTCTGTTGGTCGATAATCCGCTGGAGTTCGGCGTTGATGTCATCGCGCTTCGATAACAGGTCGTCGAGCTGACTCTGGCCAAGCACGCTGCGCAGGGTGGTTTGGGCGACTTGCGACGTGGAATACAGATAGTCTTGGACTGCCAGCACCGCCCGTTGAGGGTCAACCACCCTGAGGAAGATGACGGCGTTCACTTTCACGGAAATATTGTCCAGCGTAATGACATCTTGGGAGGGGACTTCCATGGTCACGATTTGGAGATTGACGCGCACCATCTGTTGAAGGACCGGGACTACCAACCGAATGCCGGGTCCTTTCACCGTCTGAAACTTGCCCAGCACAAACACCACGAGCCGCTCGTATTCCATGACGCGCTTAAAACTGGCATAGAGCACGAGGACCAACAAGACTAACGGCATGAGCAACGACATAATGGCTCCTTGTCTTCGGTCGGTTCATCTGTGAGCGGGGGCAACCTTCACGGTCAGTCCCTCGACCGACATCACCTCCGCAGCCTCCCCTTGCCTGATCGGAGTTTGGCTGACTGCTTCCCAGATCTCCCCCTGGACCGTAATCTGACCGCGTGGGTTGAGATCCGTCCTGGCGATTCCGATCAAACCAATCATCCCTTCAGCCCCAGTGATTGATCTGCCACGAGTGCTCTTAACGACCGTCCATGCAATGATTCCGATCAGGCCTCCGATCGTCACGACGGTCGGCAATAAAAAGGATAGGGAGACTTGCAGAAAAGGCGCGTCACTCTTGATGAGGAACAGACCGCCCAACGTCATGGCGGCCAATCCACCGAGTGCGAGCAATCCATAGCTGGTGACAGAAATTTCGAGTAGGAGGAAAACTGCACCGAGTATCACAAGAAATGCGCCTGCATAGTTCACAGGGAGCGATTGAAGCGAATAGAAAGCTAAGATCAAGCTGATGGCGCCGATGATCCCGGGCAGGATGGCGCCTGGGCTGTAGAGTTCTGCCATAATTCCGATGGTTCCGATGGACATCAGCAGGTAAGCGATATTGGGGTCGCTTAAGATTTTGAGCAATTCCAGCCGAGTTCCCATTGGGAATCCATGGAGAGTTGCGGTCTCGGTTGAGAACGTGATTGATCCATGTGGAAGGGCGATCTTTCTCCCATGCAGGCGTTTCAACAGTGTCGGGATGTCTTCGGCGATCATATCGATGACTTTGAGCTTCAGGGCTTCTTGCTCTGTCGCGGAAACGCTCTTTCGAACCGCATCCTCGGCCCATGATACATTCCGCCCATGCCGTTCCGCGATGCTCTTGATGTATGCAACCGCATCGTTTTCCACCTTCTCCTTCATCGTGTTGTCCATCTCGCCGCCCATGGCGACTGGGTGCGCTGCACCGATATTGGTACCAGGCGCCATGGCGGCAACATGGGCCGCCATGGTGATGAAAACTCCCGCAGAGGCAGCTCGACCTCCTGAGGGAGAGACGAACACAATCACCGGAATGGTCGATCCCGTAATATCTTTGATCATCAGGCGCATGGAGGTGTCCAATCCTCCAGGCGTATCGAGTTGTAAGATGAGAGCCTGTGCGCTTGATGTCTGGGCATACGTGAGGGCATCGTGAAGATATTCAGCTGCCACAGGGTTGATGACCCCCTCGTAGTTTGCCACGACGATGTCCTCGGCAAGAGCGGGATCGGTTGGAAGAATCAAACAGAGTGCCGACCCCAGCCCTACCATCGCCGCTGTGAGGCCACGGCCAAGCGCCGCTCTCGTTGTTTCACCATCTGTAGGCATCGTAAGCTATTGAATGATGAGAGGATCTTACGGCCCACTTCCTAGCCTGTCAAGGAACGGCGATTGGTTGCAAAGGATGAAACGAACCACCTAGAATGCGCGGCATGTCTTGTTTTTCCAACGGCGAACGCATCCATCTTGTCGATCAAAAACGACGGCAGTATGCTCTCACATTGAAAGCGGGTGAGACCTACCAGTTCAGTGGGCAAAGAATCGCGCACGATGCGCTGATCGGTCGTCCCGACGGATCCATCGTCACATTATCCGGCGGCAAGAAGATGGTGGCGCTCCGACCGACCTTCGGTGACTATGTGCTCAAGATGCCCCGAGGGGCTCAGGTTCTGTATCCAAAGGATCTCGCGATCATACCCATGTGGGCGGATATCTACCCTGGGGCTCGAGTCTTCGAGGCTGGAACCGGCTCAGGAGCCTTGACCATGGCCCTATTGCGCGCAGTGGGGCCGGGCGGCTTGGTGGTGACCTATGAGATCCGGGAAGATTTTGCACAGACGGCAAAGCTGAACATTGCCCGTTCCGTGAATCCGACTAATCTGATCTGCGCCAAGAAAAATGCCTATGAGGGCATCGACCTATTGGACGATCAGGTGCCGTTCGATCGTGTCGTGCTTGACTTGCCGGAACCATGGCAGGTTGTACCACATGCCGTGAAAGCCCTTCGATCCGGTGGGATCTATCTGAGCTTTGTTCCCACCGTTCCTCAAGTCATGCGAACGGTAGAGGCACTCGAACGCACAACCGTATTTGGAATGATCGAAACGTTTGAGACGTTGCTGAGAACCTGGTCCGTGCATGGCAGGAGCGTGCGACCTGATCATCGCATGGTGGCTCATAGTGGGTTCATCACCGTGGCCCGTAAGGTCGAACCGGGACTCCTTGGACCAATGCCTGACGGTGGAGCTCCTGTCGATAGCGCCCAAGAAAGCACGCAGGATGAAGCAGAAGAGGAACTGAACTTATGAACAGGGTAGAAGGCAAGGTAGCTGTGGTGACGGGAGGCAATGCCGGGATCGGTGAAGCGATCGCGAAACGTTTTGTCGAGGAGGGAGCATCGGTCGTCATCACGGGCCGTCGGCAACAGGAATTGGATCGTGTGGCCAGTGTGATTCGACTCAACAAAGGAAAGGTACTCGGGGTTGCTGGTTCAGTGACGGATGAAACCCATGTGCAGGATGTCGTCCGTCGAGCCCTCGATAGTTTTGGGCGGATCGACATTTTGGTCAACAATGCGGGAATGGGTGAATTTGGAAAGCGTCTTCACGAAACCGAGGATGTCATCTGGGCGCAAATGTTCGACATCAACGTGACCGGAGCATTCCGCATCACACGTGCCGTCATCCCCCATATGCTGAGGCAAGGACGAGGCTCGATCATCAATATCTCGTCAATTGCCAGTCTAGTAGGCCTCTCCGGATCAGCCGCCTACTCGGCATCGAAAGGTGCGCTTGACGCCTTGACGCGTGTCCTGGCGGTCGAATATGCGGAGGAAGGAATTCGTTGCAATGTGGTGAATCCGGGTCTGATTGACACGCCTATGGCGGCTCCCCTGATGGCCAATCCAGCCATGCTTCAGCCCATTCTTGCTCAATATGCGATTCATCGCCCTGGGGCGCCGGAAGAAGTGGCGAATATGGTTCTCTATCTGGCCTCCGATGAAGCCACATGGGTTACCGGCGCGACCTTCACTATTGATGGGGGCATGACCGTGTATAAAGGGTAATGGTAGCTGCCAACGAGTAGTGAAAACGCCCCCTCTAGGTGAAGAATGGACATTGATGCTCGGACACAGTTTTGCGGGGTGATCGGCAATCCAGTCGGTCATTCGCTCTCGCCCGCCATCCACAACGCTGCGTTGCGCAAATTAGGGCTCAACTTTGTCTATCTCGCCTGGCAAGTGGAAACAATTGGTGATGCCATCAAAGGGCTCCGCGCACTGGGAAACTTTCGCGGGGCGAGCGTGACGATTCCTCACAAGGTGGCCGCCATACCCTTTCTTGATCATGTGGAGCTGACGGCTCAACGGATTGGTGCGATCAACACCATCGTTGCCGAAAAGGGCAAGCTCACCGGGTACAACACGGATGCAACAGGCGCTCTGAGGGCGTTGAGGGAGGGCGGGGCTGAGCTCAAGGGCCGACGCATCGTCGTCCTTGGTTCCGGAGGTGCCGCTCGAGCGATCGCCTTCGCGTTGGCGGTCGAATCCAATGCGGAAAAGTTGACGTTGTTGGGAGTTGACGACCCTGAACGGACCAGTTTAGCTCAGGATCTTCGTACCCAGGCAACATTGACGGTTGAAGACTTTCATCTTGATGAAACCACTCTTCAGAGGGTTCTCCCTAACGCCCAGGTGCTGATTCATTGCACCCCGGTCGGCATGTCTCCGAACGCCGATACGACCTGTATTCCTCCTTCGCTCCTCCACGCCGACCTTTCGGTCATGGATATCGTCTACAACCCACTCGAAACGAGATTGCTCAAAGATGCGAAGCGTGCAGGGTGTAGGACGATTCCTGGGCTGGAGATGTTTCTCAATCAAGCCGTCACTCAATTTGAGTTCTGGACGAATCAGTCTGCGCCCGTTGATGTGATGCGTGCGGTACTGGAGTCTCATTTCCGATGAATGTAGTGCTGATCGGCTATCGTGGAACCGGAAAGAGCACCGTCGGCAATATCGTGGCGGTGCGACTTGGGCGCATGCTTCTGTCGACAGACGCGGAGATTGTGAAGTTGGTCGGTCAAAGCATTCCGGAAATCGTTGAAAAGAATGGATGGGAGTACTTCCGCGATCTCGAAGCCAAGGTCTGTCAAGAACTGGCCGGTCGGACTGGGCTAGTCGTCGATACGGGCGGGGGAGCAATTCTACGACCACGAAATGTCGAGGTGTTAAAAGAAACAGGAAGACTGTTCTGGCTGACCGCCTCCCCGAGCACGATAACTGAGCGTATCGGTCAGGATTCGCAACGCCCTTCCCTCACGGGAGTCAAGTCTTTCTTGGATGAGATTCAAGTTGTCCTTCGTGAGCGCACACCGAAGTATCAAGCGGCCGCCGATTATGTCATTGAGACCGATGGAAAATCTGTCACGCAAGTTGCCGATGAGATTTTGGCACGATGGTAGCTGTTCGATGCCTCTCGCAACCGTGACAAGCCTCGCCTGAATATGGTTCATGTATCCTGCGGTGCCCATAGCTCAATGACAGCAGCAGTCTTCATGAATAATGCGGGTCAATACCGCTTCTGATCTACGGATGAACCAATCATGCCATGCACAGCAGCGTTAATTGATGCAATTACGGGACTGTGCTAGGCTGTCGCCATGCGGTTGAGAGGAGAGAATATGGGTTGGTCACGCCTGCCAGTCCTTACGTGGGCGGCCCTATGGATGCTTGCCGCGCCATTGGTGCATATCCATCCCGAGGCCGACCATCGCCATGGCGAAGCTGGTCATGTCCATGGTGGCACGGTCCATACGGTTTTTTCACCTGACCTGAGTTGCGAATTTGCGAGCTACGATCATGCCTCGGTGGCAGCCAACGAGTCCAGCTGCCCCCTTCATCTGATTGCGCAGCCGTTCCATGGGGCGGAGCACCTCGAAATCGATTTGATTCTCGCGTCTTCCGTCGAGCCGCAAGTCGGCAAAGGCACCGCCTTGAATGTGGTGGCACATTCTTCCTACCCGAATCGGTCTACAGGGCCTTCTGCCACTTGGGAGCCACAACCCGATCTTCCGTTAACGAATCGTTTCCTTACGAACAGTCTTCCATCTCGTGCGCCTCCTTCCGTCTGACCTCGCTTTGTACAGCTCCTGACATATCGATATATTTTTGTCGGCGATCCGGGTTCGTCTGTTCTTTATGGAGGCGAGTCGCTATGGCGCCGACAGAGGAGGACAGCATGAGACCTGCACGGGTTTGCAGCATCATCGCCGCCTTCGGATGCGCGATGATATCCGGGTCTTATCTGACGGGCCATGCCGCAGAACTGAGCCCAGGCGGGTACACCGTGGGTCAAGTCATACAACTCGCCCTTCAACACAACCCCAAGATGAAAGGCGCGGCGGCAGTCCTGGAACAGAACCAGAGCCAACGCGTCACGGCCGGCGCCTATCTGAATCCCACCTTCACCGGTTCTGCGGGTCACGGGTCGATTCGTGACCCTAGCACAGGC encodes:
- a CDS encoding Glu/Leu/Phe/Val dehydrogenase, whose amino-acid sequence is MQELDTPTFRLAVAQFDQAAETMGLDPNLRERLKLPQRSLVVSLPVRMDDGHVEVFTGYRVQHDSSRGPSKGGVRYHPDVNLGEVAALAMWMTWKCALAGLPYGGAKGGVTVAPKQLSLSELQRLTRRYAAEIFPLIGPDKDVPAPDVGTDAQTMAWIMDTYSQQVGYAVPGVVTGKPISIGGSLGREEATGRGVVYVTQEALRHLKLSIESATVAIQGFGNVGSHTARIMEQQGARVIAVSDVQGGIYNSKGLNVTELLRRDPRQPLRETKQGDAITNEELLELDCTVLVPAALSEQITAKNANSLRCRILSEGANGPTTLEADRLLAEKGIFVIPDILANSGGVIVSYFEWVQDFQRFFWSATDIQNRLQGIITSAFQRTLHFSTERRVSMRMAALMSGIDQVAQAHRQRGLYP
- the lipB gene encoding lipoyl(octanoyl) transferase LipB, with product MIDANTVTSPRSNPLHIHVGAVRVFQEPVPYLLAWEMQCRLHEERLLDLQPDTLLILEHPPVYTLGRRTRSSHWGGSESSLCADGAEMHQVNRGGSVTFHGPGQIVLYPIFKLDRHASGPRQLVWLLEEVIIRLLNCWNISGTRIIGKPGVWVMAPEPQKIAFLGIRIDRGITLHGVALNVDLDLSPFRRIHPCGLPDCQVTSMAAVSQTSVSVDAVKQELARTFATVFALTWSTT
- a CDS encoding sigma-70 family RNA polymerase sigma factor, which produces MKEELRVSDETEIQKTFVLDVDADDAKASGMLGMISREAEESGSDEKTQPAMRTSRGASPFLLETLYFRSFGERGLLTREEETAIAKRVDHGTRRIRAALRQAVRALFKYDRASLLADSVNVLQTVRRLSGLSATALDKAEKAIRTALHPSCSDIKPSIATARTLKTVLDEIHVARVILEQGKDELVRCNLRLVVDVAKHYTGRGLTLLDLVQEGNIGLMKAAERYQYRKGFKFSTYATWWIRQGITRALADQSRTIRIPVHQTEASHRILRVMRRLGQQFGRPARLEEIAHVLRMRPERIRETVLAFQEPVALETPIGDGDTQFGDMIPDQQAVPPDAHVHRSELTAQLDRILSTLTPREQTVIRLRFGIGYDEASTLEQVGQSLSVTRERIRQIEAKALKKLKTPGIKELFAAIK
- a CDS encoding slipin family protein, whose translation is MSLLMPLVLLVLVLYASFKRVMEYERLVVFVLGKFQTVKGPGIRLVVPVLQQMVRVNLQIVTMEVPSQDVITLDNISVKVNAVIFLRVVDPQRAVLAVQDYLYSTSQVAQTTLRSVLGQSQLDDLLSKRDDINAELQRIIDQQTEPWGVKVAAVEVKNVDIPQDMQRAIARQAEAERERRAKIIHAEGEFQAAQKLAEAADVISRNPAALQLRYLQTLVEIAAEKNSTTIFPIPIDTIAPFIKGLLPK
- a CDS encoding nodulation protein NfeD encodes the protein MPTDGETTRAALGRGLTAAMVGLGSALCLILPTDPALAEDIVVANYEGVINPVAAEYLHDALTYAQTSSAQALILQLDTPGGLDTSMRLMIKDITGSTIPVIVFVSPSGGRAASAGVFITMAAHVAAMAPGTNIGAAHPVAMGGEMDNTMKEKVENDAVAYIKSIAERHGRNVSWAEDAVRKSVSATEQEALKLKVIDMIAEDIPTLLKRLHGRKIALPHGSITFSTETATLHGFPMGTRLELLKILSDPNIAYLLMSIGTIGIMAELYSPGAILPGIIGAISLILAFYSLQSLPVNYAGAFLVILGAVFLLLEISVTSYGLLALGGLAAMTLGGLFLIKSDAPFLQVSLSFLLPTVVTIGGLIGIIAWTVVKSTRGRSITGAEGMIGLIGIARTDLNPRGQITVQGEIWEAVSQTPIRQGEAAEVMSVEGLTVKVAPAHR
- a CDS encoding tRNA (adenine-N1)-methyltransferase, whose amino-acid sequence is MSCFSNGERIHLVDQKRRQYALTLKAGETYQFSGQRIAHDALIGRPDGSIVTLSGGKKMVALRPTFGDYVLKMPRGAQVLYPKDLAIIPMWADIYPGARVFEAGTGSGALTMALLRAVGPGGLVVTYEIREDFAQTAKLNIARSVNPTNLICAKKNAYEGIDLLDDQVPFDRVVLDLPEPWQVVPHAVKALRSGGIYLSFVPTVPQVMRTVEALERTTVFGMIETFETLLRTWSVHGRSVRPDHRMVAHSGFITVARKVEPGLLGPMPDGGAPVDSAQESTQDEAEEELNL
- a CDS encoding SDR family oxidoreductase — protein: MNRVEGKVAVVTGGNAGIGEAIAKRFVEEGASVVITGRRQQELDRVASVIRLNKGKVLGVAGSVTDETHVQDVVRRALDSFGRIDILVNNAGMGEFGKRLHETEDVIWAQMFDINVTGAFRITRAVIPHMLRQGRGSIINISSIASLVGLSGSAAYSASKGALDALTRVLAVEYAEEGIRCNVVNPGLIDTPMAAPLMANPAMLQPILAQYAIHRPGAPEEVANMVLYLASDEATWVTGATFTIDGGMTVYKG
- a CDS encoding shikimate dehydrogenase, with amino-acid sequence MDIDARTQFCGVIGNPVGHSLSPAIHNAALRKLGLNFVYLAWQVETIGDAIKGLRALGNFRGASVTIPHKVAAIPFLDHVELTAQRIGAINTIVAEKGKLTGYNTDATGALRALREGGAELKGRRIVVLGSGGAARAIAFALAVESNAEKLTLLGVDDPERTSLAQDLRTQATLTVEDFHLDETTLQRVLPNAQVLIHCTPVGMSPNADTTCIPPSLLHADLSVMDIVYNPLETRLLKDAKRAGCRTIPGLEMFLNQAVTQFEFWTNQSAPVDVMRAVLESHFR
- a CDS encoding shikimate kinase yields the protein MNVVLIGYRGTGKSTVGNIVAVRLGRMLLSTDAEIVKLVGQSIPEIVEKNGWEYFRDLEAKVCQELAGRTGLVVDTGGGAILRPRNVEVLKETGRLFWLTASPSTITERIGQDSQRPSLTGVKSFLDEIQVVLRERTPKYQAAADYVIETDGKSVTQVADEILARW